A DNA window from Janibacter sp. A1S7 contains the following coding sequences:
- the ligA gene encoding NAD-dependent DNA ligase LigA, with translation MTEIPETDESAGRVEPETPADVPEQVRAEWAELAEQAMTAQFAYHGKDAPTISDGAYDGLIRRLQEIEATHPSLRTPQSPTQTVGGAVFSTEFTAVDHLERMLSLDNAFDGDELVDWAARVEREVTGFHYLCELKIDGLAVNLLYEGGRLTRALTRGDGRTGEDITMNVRTVEGIPTRLDDSEHPVPDLVEVRGEVFFRLEDFAELNAGLVESGRAPFANPRNSAAGSLRQKDPRVTARRPLRMLVHGMGRREGFDVDSQSHAYELMAAWGLPTSPHYEVFDSMTEVRRFISQVEEQRHDYDHEIDGVVVKVDEIAVQRRLGTTSRAPRWAIAWKYPPEEVNTTLLDIQVNVGRTGRVTPFGVMEPVTVAGSTVSLATLHNAHEVKRKGVLIGDTVVLRKAGDVIPEILGPVVELRDTDGVARTEFQMPTHCPSCGTVLGQQKEGDKDLRCPNARTCPSQLRERLSSLAGRGAFDIEVLGWEGVVGLLDAGVLTDESTLFSLTAQDVFRVPLYRRKAKKGDPEEAVRDGQVLSENGRKLIDHLREAKEQPLWRVLVALSIRHVGPTAARALAQHFGSIAAIRTATEEQLADVEGVGPTIAAAVREWFDGEDHEWHRQIVDRWAADGVRMEDERDESIAQTLAGVTVVVTGSLEEFSRDSAKEAILERGGRASGSVSKKTDWVVVGDNAGTKEAKARDLGRPILTEEQFVELLETGTVVGFDGDDDGDDDA, from the coding sequence GTGACTGAGATCCCCGAGACCGACGAGTCCGCAGGCCGGGTGGAGCCGGAGACCCCCGCCGACGTGCCCGAGCAGGTCCGCGCGGAGTGGGCGGAGCTGGCCGAGCAGGCCATGACCGCGCAGTTCGCCTACCACGGCAAGGACGCTCCGACGATCAGCGACGGCGCCTACGACGGGCTCATCCGACGGTTGCAGGAGATCGAGGCGACGCACCCCTCCCTTCGCACCCCGCAGTCGCCCACCCAGACCGTCGGAGGAGCGGTCTTCTCCACCGAGTTCACCGCCGTCGACCACCTCGAGCGGATGCTCTCGTTGGACAACGCCTTCGACGGTGACGAGCTCGTCGACTGGGCCGCGCGCGTGGAGCGCGAGGTCACCGGGTTCCACTACCTGTGCGAGCTGAAGATCGACGGCCTCGCCGTCAACCTGCTGTACGAAGGGGGGAGGCTCACCCGCGCGCTGACGCGGGGCGACGGTCGCACCGGCGAGGACATCACGATGAATGTGCGCACCGTGGAGGGGATCCCCACCCGGCTCGACGACAGCGAGCACCCCGTGCCCGATCTCGTCGAGGTCCGCGGGGAGGTCTTCTTCCGGCTCGAGGACTTCGCCGAGCTCAACGCCGGGCTGGTCGAGTCGGGCCGGGCCCCCTTCGCCAACCCGCGCAACTCTGCTGCTGGGTCGTTGCGGCAGAAGGACCCCCGCGTCACCGCCCGTCGGCCGCTGCGCATGCTCGTGCACGGGATGGGGCGTCGCGAGGGCTTCGACGTCGACAGCCAGAGCCATGCCTACGAGCTCATGGCCGCGTGGGGGCTGCCGACCTCGCCGCACTACGAGGTCTTCGACTCGATGACCGAGGTTCGTCGCTTCATCTCGCAGGTGGAGGAGCAGCGTCACGACTACGACCACGAGATCGACGGTGTCGTCGTCAAGGTCGACGAGATCGCGGTGCAGCGCCGACTGGGCACCACCTCGCGCGCCCCTCGGTGGGCCATCGCCTGGAAGTACCCGCCCGAGGAGGTCAACACCACCTTGCTCGACATCCAGGTCAACGTCGGGCGCACGGGGCGGGTGACCCCCTTCGGGGTGATGGAGCCGGTGACCGTGGCCGGGTCCACGGTCTCCCTGGCGACCCTGCACAACGCCCATGAAGTCAAGCGCAAGGGCGTGCTGATCGGTGACACGGTGGTGCTGCGCAAGGCCGGCGACGTCATCCCCGAGATCCTCGGCCCGGTGGTCGAGCTGCGTGACACCGACGGTGTCGCTCGTACAGAATTTCAGATGCCGACGCACTGCCCCTCCTGCGGCACGGTGCTCGGCCAGCAGAAGGAGGGTGACAAGGACCTTCGCTGCCCCAACGCGCGCACCTGTCCCAGCCAGCTGCGCGAACGGCTCTCCTCGTTGGCCGGGCGTGGGGCGTTCGACATCGAGGTTCTCGGGTGGGAGGGCGTCGTCGGGCTGCTCGACGCCGGCGTGCTCACCGACGAGTCGACCCTCTTCTCGCTGACGGCCCAGGACGTCTTCCGGGTGCCGCTCTACCGTCGCAAGGCCAAGAAGGGGGACCCGGAGGAGGCGGTGCGCGACGGGCAGGTGCTCTCCGAGAACGGCCGCAAGCTCATCGACCACCTGCGCGAGGCCAAGGAGCAGCCGCTGTGGCGGGTGCTCGTCGCGCTGTCCATCCGGCACGTCGGTCCGACCGCGGCACGGGCGTTGGCGCAGCACTTCGGGTCGATCGCGGCGATCCGCACGGCCACCGAGGAACAGCTCGCCGACGTCGAGGGGGTCGGCCCGACGATCGCGGCCGCCGTGCGCGAGTGGTTCGACGGCGAGGACCACGAGTGGCACCGCCAGATCGTCGATCGGTGGGCTGCCGACGGAGTGCGCATGGAGGACGAGCGGGACGAGTCGATCGCGCAGACCCTGGCCGGGGTGACCGTCGTCGTGACCGGCTCGCTGGAGGAGTTCAGCCGCGACTCGGCCAAGGAGGCCATCCTCGAGCGCGGCGGCAGGGCCTCGGGATCGGTGAGCAAGAAGACCGACTGGGTCGTCGTCGGGGACAACGCCGGGACGAAGGAGGCCAAGGCCCGTGACCTCGGCCGACCCATCCTCACCGAGGAGCAGTTCGTCGAGCTGCTCGAGACGGGGACCGTGGTCGGCTTCGACGGGGACGACGACGGCGACGACGACGCGTGA
- a CDS encoding acetyl-CoA carboxylase biotin carboxylase subunit, whose protein sequence is MSAAPTRRVLVANRGEIAVRVIRAAHSCGWEAVAVHSDADAGSRWVALADEARHIGPSPARRSYLDIDAVVQAALDSGCTHVHPGYGFLAERPEFARRVREAGLVFVGPSAEVIESMGDKASARRTAEEAGVPVVPGSGVVADPAGARAAAADIGYPLLIKAAAGGGGRGIRVVRADDELEGAVSTAQAEASAAFGDGSLYLERSIEGARHIEVQVVGDTHGNVVHFFERDCSVQRRRQKLLEEAPAPGLSTTLRDEITGAAVRLAAEVGYQGAGTVEFLVEGERFYFIEMNTRIQVEHPITEMVTGTDLVVEQLRVAAGEPLSVSQGEITLQGVALEFRINAEDPQQDFFPSPGELTRFDPPNGPGVRVDSGFVSGGRIVPYYDSLVAKVVVHGRDREEALARATQALTELTVDGVVTTRDLHLSLVADEEFRAGGVTTTWFEERSTASDRSAEG, encoded by the coding sequence TCATCCGGGCGGCGCACTCCTGCGGCTGGGAGGCGGTCGCGGTGCACTCCGATGCCGACGCCGGCTCACGTTGGGTGGCGCTCGCCGACGAGGCCCGCCACATCGGTCCCTCGCCAGCCCGGCGTTCCTACCTCGACATCGACGCGGTCGTGCAGGCGGCCCTGGACTCCGGGTGCACGCACGTGCACCCCGGGTACGGGTTCCTCGCCGAGCGGCCGGAGTTCGCGCGACGCGTCAGGGAGGCAGGTCTGGTCTTCGTGGGACCGTCGGCCGAGGTGATCGAGTCGATGGGCGACAAGGCCTCCGCGCGACGGACCGCCGAGGAGGCCGGTGTCCCCGTCGTCCCCGGTTCGGGAGTCGTCGCCGACCCGGCCGGAGCTCGTGCCGCCGCTGCCGACATCGGCTACCCGCTCCTGATCAAGGCGGCTGCCGGTGGCGGGGGCCGAGGCATCCGCGTGGTGCGGGCCGACGACGAGCTCGAGGGCGCGGTCTCGACCGCGCAGGCCGAGGCCAGTGCGGCCTTCGGCGACGGCTCGCTCTACCTCGAACGGTCCATCGAGGGCGCCCGCCACATCGAGGTCCAGGTCGTGGGTGACACGCACGGCAACGTCGTCCACTTCTTCGAGCGGGACTGCTCGGTCCAGCGGCGTCGGCAGAAGTTGCTCGAGGAAGCGCCCGCACCGGGGCTGTCCACGACGCTGCGGGACGAGATCACCGGCGCGGCGGTCCGCCTGGCCGCGGAGGTCGGGTACCAGGGCGCAGGGACCGTGGAGTTCCTCGTCGAGGGCGAGCGGTTCTACTTCATCGAGATGAACACCCGGATCCAGGTCGAGCACCCGATCACCGAGATGGTCACCGGCACCGACCTGGTCGTCGAACAGCTGCGGGTGGCCGCCGGCGAGCCGCTGTCGGTGTCCCAGGGCGAGATCACCCTGCAGGGCGTCGCCCTCGAGTTCCGGATCAACGCCGAGGACCCGCAGCAGGACTTCTTCCCGTCACCGGGGGAGCTGACCCGCTTCGACCCGCCGAACGGGCCCGGGGTCCGAGTGGACTCCGGCTTCGTCTCCGGTGGTCGGATCGTGCCGTACTACGACTCCCTGGTGGCCAAGGTGGTCGTCCACGGGCGCGACCGGGAGGAGGCGCTGGCTCGGGCCACGCAGGCGCTGACCGAGCTCACCGTCGACGGAGTGGTCACCACCCGTGACCTGCACCTGTCGCTCGTCGCGGACGAGGAGTTCCGCGCAGGGGGCGTCACGACGACGTGGTTCGAGGAGCGATCGACCGCGTCGGACCGGTCTGCGGAGGGCTGA
- a CDS encoding long-chain-fatty-acid--CoA ligase, whose amino-acid sequence MTNLASNLVATAQTHPDKVAIKLDDAELTWQQLHGMAAKTAGALRAAGLEPGDRVALILPNIPAFPVLFYGTLLAGGTVVPMNPLLKAQEVEYFFTDSGATFAFAWGDFLAEAQGGAQGTSTKVIASGPVGPSEEDLPSGEPVATPVERDDEETAVILYTSGTTGRPKGAELTHRNLDLNAKRSAEDIIRIAVDDVVMGCLPLFHVFGLTCGLNASVRTGATLTLLPRFEPGKALEIIERDKVTIFEGVPTMYGAMLHHPAADSTDTTSLRTCVSGGSSLPEQTLTEFESRFKVRLLEGYGLSETSPVASFNMLDRPSKPGTIGRAIPGCEIRLIGEQGEQVGPGEGVGEIAIRGDNLMKGYWNKPEETATAIPDGWFRTGDIASVDEDGYYTIVDRKKDVIIRGGMNVYPREVEEVLYTHPDVLECAVIGVPDHELGEDVGAAVSLREGASGDVDAIRSYVKDRIAAYKYPRTVWVLDDIPKGPTGKILKREIQAPSA is encoded by the coding sequence ATGACCAACTTGGCCAGCAACCTCGTTGCGACCGCCCAGACCCACCCCGACAAGGTGGCGATCAAGCTCGACGACGCGGAGCTGACCTGGCAGCAGCTGCACGGCATGGCTGCCAAGACCGCCGGCGCCCTGCGCGCCGCTGGTCTGGAGCCGGGCGACCGCGTCGCACTGATCCTGCCGAACATCCCCGCCTTCCCGGTGCTCTTCTACGGCACCCTGCTGGCCGGCGGGACCGTCGTGCCGATGAACCCGCTGCTGAAGGCCCAGGAGGTCGAGTACTTCTTCACCGACTCCGGTGCGACGTTCGCCTTCGCCTGGGGTGACTTCCTCGCGGAGGCTCAGGGCGGTGCGCAGGGCACCTCGACGAAGGTCATCGCCTCCGGTCCGGTCGGCCCGAGCGAGGAGGACCTGCCGTCCGGGGAGCCGGTCGCCACGCCGGTCGAGCGCGACGACGAGGAGACCGCGGTCATCCTCTACACCTCCGGTACCACCGGCCGGCCGAAGGGGGCGGAGCTGACCCACCGCAATCTCGACCTGAACGCCAAGCGCTCGGCCGAGGACATCATCCGGATCGCGGTCGATGACGTCGTCATGGGGTGCCTGCCCCTCTTCCACGTCTTCGGCCTGACCTGCGGACTCAACGCCTCGGTGCGCACCGGCGCCACGCTCACCCTCCTCCCCCGCTTCGAGCCGGGCAAGGCGCTGGAGATCATCGAGCGCGACAAGGTCACGATCTTCGAGGGCGTGCCGACGATGTACGGCGCGATGCTGCACCACCCCGCGGCGGACTCCACCGACACCACGAGTCTGCGCACCTGCGTCAGCGGCGGCTCGTCACTGCCGGAGCAGACCCTCACCGAGTTCGAGTCGAGGTTCAAGGTGCGCCTGCTCGAGGGGTACGGCTTGTCCGAGACCTCCCCGGTCGCCTCCTTCAACATGCTCGACCGGCCGAGCAAGCCCGGCACCATCGGTCGGGCGATCCCCGGCTGCGAGATCAGGCTGATCGGCGAGCAGGGCGAGCAGGTCGGCCCGGGCGAGGGCGTCGGCGAGATCGCCATCCGCGGCGACAACCTCATGAAGGGGTACTGGAACAAGCCCGAGGAGACGGCGACGGCCATCCCGGACGGCTGGTTCCGCACCGGTGACATCGCCAGCGTCGACGAGGACGGCTACTACACGATCGTCGACCGCAAGAAGGACGTGATCATCCGCGGTGGCATGAACGTCTACCCGCGGGAGGTCGAGGAGGTGCTCTACACCCACCCGGACGTGCTGGAGTGCGCCGTCATCGGCGTCCCCGACCACGAGCTCGGTGAGGACGTCGGCGCTGCCGTCTCGCTGCGCGAGGGCGCCTCGGGTGACGTCGACGCGATCCGGTCCTACGTCAAGGACCGGATCGCGGCCTACAAGTACCCGCGCACCGTCTGGGTCCTCGACGACATCCCCAAGGGCCCGACGGGCAAGATCCTCAAGCGCGAGATCCAGGCTCCAAGCGCCTGA
- a CDS encoding DUF664 domain-containing protein yields MSEGIDRATAQWYVETALVRLLAKADELVDGGEELLSRQPDLEGANSVFAIITHCCGVLEHWGGEVIAGRETNRDRASEFTATGTIDQLEERVSAQLRRWRADLADFDAGEVPRGPTERYEGEPDVITQGFVVLHVIEELFQHLGHVDLTVDLLTGS; encoded by the coding sequence GTGAGCGAGGGCATCGATCGGGCGACGGCACAGTGGTACGTCGAGACGGCGCTGGTGCGACTGCTCGCGAAGGCAGACGAGCTCGTCGACGGCGGCGAGGAGCTGCTCTCCCGCCAGCCCGACCTCGAGGGCGCCAACAGCGTCTTCGCGATCATCACGCATTGCTGCGGGGTGCTGGAGCACTGGGGCGGCGAGGTCATCGCCGGGCGTGAGACCAACCGTGACCGTGCCTCGGAGTTCACCGCCACCGGCACGATCGACCAGCTGGAGGAGCGGGTGTCCGCGCAGCTGCGCCGGTGGCGGGCGGACCTCGCGGACTTCGACGCGGGGGAGGTGCCGCGCGGCCCCACCGAGCGGTACGAGGGGGAGCCGGACGTCATCACCCAGGGATTCGTCGTGCTGCACGTCATCGAGGAGCTCTTCCAG